The DNA region ttaaaaatgttttttaagtttttttttaatcatgcaACATGCCCTAAAAATTGCATTTCTGAAGGAACAATTCTTGTATGATtacaacacataaaaacaatagAGACATTTAGTAGTCATGTTTAGATTCAAGAGAGTCAAGAGAGATTTCTCTCTCATCGAACAAAAATCTAACTTCAGCTACTAATAATACCATAATTTTAGAGCCATATGTAGCAACTTGTACCTGCTGGCATTGATAACGACGAAGTTAATTTGTTGATTTAACAGCATAGTCCTAAACACATCACATTCTACCAGGTAACTGGTAACTACAAGGAAACACATAATGCTAATCAAACTGTTGCCTTAGATGCATCTCTGTTTCACTTTTCCAGGTTGCATGGGATGATTGACCCTTCATCCTTTTAGATTTTTCCTTATCTTTGACAGTTGATCCTTTCTTCTTGGATTCTGCGCTTGTATCATCCTTTGGAGGGCGATCACCACATACAGGGCAGACCATTCCGCGTGCATTGGAGTAGGTCTTGGGAATCCCACACTGCAAACACATTCTGCAGAGAAAGTGAAGTACTTAGACTACCAgcagcaaaaagaaaaatctatcCATGAATATGAGATAGAGTAGAACTGTTGAATTTAGAGGAAGATAGAACTCTGAATATTTTAGAGAGAATTTAGGAAATGAGAATGCTTTACTATTCAAGCAAATGTCTTACATAGGTTCTGCAAATCATCCATATATATAGACTCCTAGATAGACTTAGTGGAGACTGTTTACTAGACTAATATGAAGCGAATGCAACTCACAAGACACTTAGTGATACATGAACATACCATTTCCTAAGTGCATTAACTGTTATTATTTCCATCACCTACTGTGAACTCGCAAAGGAGCTTTTATTTTATGTACAGACCTACGTACAGCACTACTTAATAAGGAATAATGCATACCTTAAAAGGTCTGCAGCATCTTCAGCATTAGGATTTGTTGCAGTTGGCACCCGCTTGCCTCCTTCTGATGTGCCCAAGGCAGCTGATGTTGGTGGTTGGCTACCATTGATGTCACTTCTTACTCGCTCATGAATCCCAACCAGTTGAGGTTTTGCCTCTACCACTGCACCTATATGAAATGTATCATAAATGAATAGTCTTTCAAAATGTATGGGAATGTAAATCTATACTTATTGAACAAGATTAAACCcgcaaaaagcaaaaaaaaaaaatgaagattctTCACTTTATTACCAGCTGAGTTAACATGTCACAGCACTGTAATAATCCCTacgaaaaaatgattttaactgCCCATTAGTTGTTTTCCCTGGTAAAAGTGAATTTAAGATATGTCAACTAAAGCAACAACACCCAGAAGCCTTTTGAAAGGGAAACAGCCTTTCAAACTTGATAGGCAGTCatgcaattaatttatttagttttcttttaaaaaataaagccaAAATCAGAAACATTTCTATCTTTTGTGTGTGCATGTAAAAGGGTGATTTATTTAGGAAAAGATCTATATCAATGTTATCAGTGGCAGATGGCGGAAGGCCAAAAATTCCGCCATATAGACACGCAATTGCGGCCAATGGCACCGCCATAGCAGGCctcccttcacaaattgcctatggTGGTTGGCAAAAATCTGCCACGCCATTCCGATATACCGGCCATGGCGCTGCCATTTAACAACATTGATCTGTATAAGTatcttcttaaaaaacaaacaaagaaaCAGCAAAAAAGTCGAGCTACCTAAATCCTTGGcacttgttttaattttttttatattatcagaaGTCTCAACTCTCAATTGATGATGGAAGGCTCAACACTCAATTTTTTAAAGGGGGATCAGCACATGATAAGAAGTTGAAAAATacaagtttttattaaaaaaaggaagtaattattatatcgaaaacacaacaatcattcaatgtttgatttttaagtaatttaaagCTTTTTAATAGGGTATATGTAATGCTTTCCAATATGTGTCAATGGGCACCCAATAGAAGCCCTATTTTATGACATTTAAGTTTGATGTTCTGAATCTGATGATCATTACTTCCAATATGTGTCCATGGGCACTCAATTTTTTACAGGGGGGT from Glycine soja cultivar W05 chromosome 8, ASM419377v2, whole genome shotgun sequence includes:
- the LOC114421408 gene encoding uncharacterized protein LOC114421408 isoform X1, with amino-acid sequence MSLSLIQGYSSAEEEQDEDQPQPHNSDLEDSDDDDAAAGTITAANHPSLGDRSIFDHVPNPPSASGLPSAFDAFSEIAGPPQFLNNSVEEYKPSRDADEQQGKHANRRRRKNKKDLPTGAVVEAKPQLVGIHERVRSDINGSQPPTSAALGTSEGGKRVPTATNPNAEDAADLLRMCLQCGIPKTYSNARGMVCPVCGDRPPKDDTSAESKKKGSTVKDKEKSKRMKGQSSHATWKSETEMHLRQQFD
- the LOC114421408 gene encoding uncharacterized protein LOC114421408 isoform X2, which encodes MSLSLIQGYSSAEEEQDEDQPQPHNSDLEDSDDDDAAAGTITAANHPSLGDRSIFDHVPNPPSASGLPSAFDAFSEIAGPPQFLNNSVEEYKPSRDADEQQGKHANRRRRKNKKDLPTVVEAKPQLVGIHERVRSDINGSQPPTSAALGTSEGGKRVPTATNPNAEDAADLLRMCLQCGIPKTYSNARGMVCPVCGDRPPKDDTSAESKKKGSTVKDKEKSKRMKGQSSHATWKSETEMHLRQQFD